From the genome of Nocardia sp. NBC_01503, one region includes:
- a CDS encoding DEDD exonuclease domain-containing protein — protein MSEQLAFDELETPLYDTTFVVVDLETTGTSPQGDAITEIGAVKVRGGEVLGEFATLVNPGLAIPPQIVQITGITTAMLIDAPRIESVLPGFLEFAHGAVLVAHNARFDTGFLRAAAAQCEIPWPAFQVVCTVQLARRVLNRDEAPSVKLSFLAELLGSQTRPTHRALDDARATVDVLHALMARVGNQGVHSLTELLDYLPEVTRRQRAKRTLAADLPATPGVYLFRGPSDEVLYIGTAVNLRRRVRNYFTGSDTRPRMREMVQLATRVDHVECAHALEAGVRELRLLLAHTPPYNRRSKFPQRAWWLTLTDEAFPRFAVSRTPNRDALGPFNSRADAVEVATTIAENCGLRTCTTRIPRGGAHDCPPAVVGGCPASAQNRPLYIEEYAQAPETVRALFSGDSDAILRTIQHRIESLSTAEHFEAAARLRDRTCTVLRALRRTQRLSALTRIPELIAAHPDGSGGWQFAVIRHGRLASAGNAPRGISPMRTVDRLVASAETVIPPTLNTPPRILTPPPGIALDPDPSANPTTTPPAGEPAHPPLHGALPEEVGLLVRWLEQPGTRIVRTSHGYAEPRLGAGPWLAWLERAEIAHAAQDAHVRPDYGK, from the coding sequence GTGTCCGAACAGTTGGCCTTCGACGAGCTCGAAACACCGCTCTACGACACAACGTTCGTGGTCGTGGACCTGGAGACCACCGGAACGAGCCCGCAGGGGGACGCCATCACCGAGATCGGCGCGGTGAAGGTGCGCGGCGGTGAGGTGCTCGGCGAGTTCGCGACCCTCGTGAATCCCGGACTGGCGATTCCACCGCAGATCGTGCAGATCACCGGGATCACCACGGCCATGCTGATCGACGCGCCGCGTATCGAGTCGGTGCTGCCCGGGTTTCTGGAGTTCGCGCACGGGGCGGTGCTGGTCGCGCACAACGCTCGATTCGATACCGGGTTTCTGCGCGCGGCCGCGGCACAGTGCGAGATTCCGTGGCCCGCCTTCCAAGTGGTGTGCACGGTGCAGTTGGCACGACGGGTCCTCAACCGGGATGAAGCGCCCTCGGTGAAGTTGTCCTTCCTTGCCGAGTTGCTCGGCTCGCAGACGCGGCCGACGCACCGCGCCCTCGATGACGCGCGCGCGACCGTCGATGTGCTGCACGCGCTCATGGCCCGGGTCGGGAATCAGGGCGTGCACAGTCTCACCGAGCTGCTCGACTATCTGCCGGAGGTGACGCGCCGCCAGCGCGCGAAACGGACTCTCGCGGCGGATCTTCCGGCCACCCCCGGCGTCTACCTCTTCCGGGGTCCTTCGGATGAAGTCCTATATATAGGAACCGCGGTGAATCTTCGCCGCCGAGTGCGCAACTACTTCACCGGTTCGGACACCCGTCCGCGCATGCGCGAGATGGTGCAGTTGGCGACCCGGGTCGATCATGTCGAATGCGCGCACGCGCTGGAGGCGGGCGTGCGCGAACTGCGACTGCTGCTCGCGCACACCCCGCCGTACAACCGCCGCTCCAAATTCCCGCAGCGGGCGTGGTGGCTGACGCTCACCGACGAGGCGTTCCCCCGCTTCGCCGTGTCCCGCACCCCGAACCGAGATGCGCTCGGCCCCTTCAACTCCCGCGCCGATGCCGTCGAGGTGGCGACCACCATCGCCGAGAACTGCGGCCTGCGCACCTGCACCACTCGCATCCCGCGCGGCGGCGCACATGATTGCCCGCCCGCCGTGGTCGGCGGTTGCCCCGCGAGCGCCCAAAACAGACCCCTATATATAGAGGAGTACGCGCAAGCCCCCGAAACGGTGCGCGCGCTCTTCTCCGGCGACAGCGACGCGATCCTGCGCACGATTCAGCACAGAATCGAATCTCTCTCGACCGCAGAACATTTCGAGGCAGCAGCTCGACTGCGAGATCGCACCTGCACTGTGCTCCGAGCCCTGCGTCGCACCCAGCGCCTGTCCGCTCTGACCCGCATCCCGGAACTGATAGCCGCGCACCCCGATGGGTCCGGTGGCTGGCAGTTCGCGGTCATCCGCCACGGCCGCCTCGCCTCCGCGGGCAACGCACCCCGCGGCATCTCCCCCATGCGAACGGTCGACCGCCTCGTAGCCTCGGCCGAAACCGTCATCCCGCCCACCCTGAACACTCCACCCCGAATCCTCACTCCCCCACCGGGCATCGCGCTGGACCCCGATCCCAGCGCGAATCCCACGACCACACCACCGGCGGGCGAGCCAGCCCACCCTCCGCTGCATGGCGCACTCCCCGAGGAGGTCGGACTCCTGGTGCGCTGGCTCGAACAACCCGGCACCCGGATAGTCCGCACCAGCCACGGCTACGCCGAACCTCGCCTCGGCGCGGGCCCCTGGCTGGCATGGCTCGAGCGAGCCGAGATCGCCCATGCGGCCCAGGACGCACACGTCCGCCCCGATTACGGCAAATAG
- a CDS encoding papain-like cysteine protease family protein has protein sequence MPLSAADLAALGDTPITIRSTAFSNVFLRMDASGVTAPADFGGGTVNCQYGAGAYERYRVRPQSDGSYAFESVAFPKVYLRMDGSGVTSQTESGGGTVNCQYGAGPGPYEKYHASPQTDGSFSFESMAFPKVFLRVNGTGVTANTSTGGGTVNAQFGADGGIHEKFILTMDDQRLDFRMQHQEQTLWCWDAATVSTAAYYDPATPWTQCTLANAELGRNDCCVGAGAVSPCNQGRWPDTALTRIGRLNVRLNAALTNAQLGAEMAKSAPVIVNIAWQGGGGHIAALRGRSVSGGVDYVSVADPWYGDSDVTYDVFRNRYQGTGTWNVSYKTQR, from the coding sequence ATGCCACTGTCAGCAGCCGACCTCGCAGCTCTGGGAGATACACCGATCACGATTCGGTCGACGGCGTTCTCGAATGTGTTTCTGCGGATGGACGCCAGCGGGGTGACCGCCCCCGCTGACTTCGGTGGCGGCACGGTCAACTGTCAGTACGGGGCCGGTGCCTACGAGAGATACCGGGTCCGACCCCAATCCGATGGTTCGTACGCTTTCGAGTCGGTGGCCTTTCCGAAGGTCTATCTGCGTATGGACGGCAGCGGGGTGACCAGTCAGACCGAGTCCGGCGGCGGCACGGTCAACTGTCAGTACGGCGCGGGCCCCGGTCCATACGAGAAGTACCACGCCAGTCCACAGACGGACGGATCGTTCTCGTTCGAGTCGATGGCCTTCCCCAAGGTGTTTCTGCGCGTGAACGGCACCGGAGTGACCGCCAACACCAGCACCGGTGGCGGCACCGTCAACGCCCAGTTCGGCGCCGACGGCGGTATCCACGAGAAGTTCATTCTGACCATGGACGACCAGCGTCTGGACTTCCGCATGCAGCACCAGGAGCAGACCCTATGGTGCTGGGACGCGGCCACGGTCAGCACCGCCGCGTACTACGACCCGGCGACCCCGTGGACCCAGTGCACTCTGGCCAACGCGGAGTTGGGCAGGAACGACTGCTGCGTCGGCGCGGGTGCGGTGTCGCCGTGCAACCAGGGCCGGTGGCCCGATACCGCGCTGACGCGGATCGGACGACTCAACGTGCGCCTGAACGCCGCTCTGACCAATGCGCAACTCGGCGCCGAAATGGCCAAATCCGCCCCGGTCATTGTGAATATCGCCTGGCAGGGCGGCGGCGGGCACATTGCCGCGCTGCGCGGCCGATCGGTGAGCGGCGGTGTCGACTACGTCAGCGTCGCCGATCCCTGGTACGGCGACTCGGATGTCACCTACGACGTGTTCCGAAACAGATACCAGGGCACCGGAACCTGGAACGTCAGCTACAAGACCCAGCGCTGA
- a CDS encoding YdeI/OmpD-associated family protein, translating into MVSIVSSADARVSISSADSALVRDFSRVWSIRAAISRPAAAFAELDAGNRYSIIWRVNEAKRPQTRQRRIATYLDMLRRGERIHR; encoded by the coding sequence GTGGTCAGCATCGTGTCCAGCGCTGACGCGAGAGTGTCGATCTCATCCGCGGACAGCGCGCTCGTCAGGGACTTCTCGCGCGTTTGGAGTATCCGCGCCGCCATATCCCGGCCAGCTGCGGCCTTCGCCGAACTCGACGCAGGTAACCGCTACTCGATCATCTGGCGCGTCAACGAAGCCAAGCGCCCGCAGACACGCCAACGCCGCATCGCCACCTATCTGGACATGCTCCGTCGCGGAGAGCGCATCCACCGATGA
- a CDS encoding alpha/beta hydrolase — protein MVFTTAVAVFGAGSSSADTGDPITDSKKLLADPVASDGSKISSGTIDGRNLTLQVHSTAMGRNITVKVQRPNDASEPRPVLYLVNGAGGGTDAATWWANTDVGDFLAGKDVNVVMPIGGAFAYYTDWQKDDPEMGRNKWRTFFLDELPPLIDSALGTNGINAIAANSMTATSILQMAEAKPGLYQSVAGYSGCAQIADPIGKRFTKLVVETYGGGDVRNMYGEDDDPAWVANDPVIHAEALRGTKLFLSTGNGLPGHWDTLNGPHALPGTYGLANQIVVGGVIEAATNWCTHNLQDRLNQLQIPATFDYAPTGTHSWGYWRDAFYQSWPMLADGLGVPA, from the coding sequence ATGGTGTTCACGACTGCCGTTGCCGTGTTCGGTGCGGGGAGCAGTTCCGCGGATACCGGCGATCCGATCACCGATTCCAAGAAACTGCTGGCGGATCCGGTCGCCTCGGACGGGTCGAAGATCTCCTCCGGCACCATCGACGGCCGCAATCTCACCTTGCAGGTCCACTCCACGGCAATGGGCAGAAACATCACGGTCAAAGTACAACGACCCAACGACGCTTCCGAGCCGCGGCCGGTTCTCTACCTGGTCAACGGGGCGGGTGGTGGAACCGACGCGGCGACCTGGTGGGCCAACACCGATGTGGGTGATTTCCTGGCGGGCAAAGACGTCAACGTGGTGATGCCTATCGGTGGCGCCTTCGCCTACTACACCGATTGGCAGAAGGACGACCCCGAGATGGGGCGCAACAAGTGGCGGACCTTTTTCCTCGACGAACTTCCGCCGCTGATCGATAGCGCACTGGGCACCAACGGAATCAATGCGATCGCCGCGAATTCCATGACCGCCACCTCCATCTTGCAGATGGCAGAGGCCAAGCCTGGCCTGTATCAATCGGTCGCCGGATACAGCGGCTGCGCGCAGATCGCGGATCCGATCGGCAAGCGGTTCACCAAACTGGTGGTGGAAACCTACGGTGGCGGGGATGTCCGCAACATGTACGGAGAAGACGACGACCCCGCCTGGGTCGCCAACGATCCGGTCATCCACGCAGAAGCGCTACGCGGCACCAAACTGTTCCTCTCCACCGGCAACGGTTTACCCGGGCATTGGGACACTCTCAACGGTCCGCACGCGCTCCCGGGCACATACGGTTTGGCGAACCAGATCGTGGTCGGCGGAGTCATCGAGGCCGCCACCAACTGGTGTACCCATAACCTGCAAGATCGCCTCAACCAACTCCAGATTCCCGCAACCTTCGACTACGCGCCGACCGGCACGCACTCATGGGGATATTGGCGCGACGCCTTCTACCAGTCCTGGCCGATGCTCGCCGACGGGCTCGGAGTACCCGCATAG
- a CDS encoding DinB family protein, whose amino-acid sequence MTPDSAADQAASSYTILLDSTQRETLAWKCSELSTAQLRLRAVPPSKLSLLGLVRHMTDVERGWFARTLGGVDAPAFYWRADRSEDVDFDVADADVDEAFCLWHEECARSRALVAHCDSLDTVGTHQPSGLDFSLRWILTHMIEEYARHNGHADLLREQLDGHTGE is encoded by the coding sequence ATTACGCCAGACTCGGCGGCAGATCAGGCCGCCAGCTCGTACACCATTCTGCTGGACTCAACCCAGCGAGAAACCTTGGCGTGGAAGTGCTCCGAGCTCTCGACTGCCCAGCTGCGCCTGCGCGCGGTGCCACCGTCGAAGCTGTCGTTGCTCGGACTTGTCCGCCACATGACCGACGTGGAGCGAGGCTGGTTCGCCCGCACCCTCGGCGGAGTCGACGCGCCCGCGTTCTACTGGCGTGCGGACCGATCCGAGGATGTCGACTTCGACGTCGCGGATGCGGACGTGGATGAGGCGTTTTGCTTGTGGCACGAGGAATGTGCTCGCTCGCGCGCACTCGTGGCCCACTGCGACTCACTCGACACTGTAGGTACCCACCAGCCCAGCGGTCTCGATTTCAGCTTGCGCTGGATCCTCACACACATGATCGAGGAGTACGCCCGCCACAACGGCCACGCCGACCTGCTGAGGGAACAGCTCGACGGTCACACGGGCGAATAG
- a CDS encoding IS256 family transposase has translation MTDIQPIDPTAVLSEQPDLLRGLLSTFIQSLMSAEADALCGADYGQRSDERVNQRNGYRHRDFDTRLGTVDVAIPKLRSGNYFPDWLLERRKRAERALTSVVATCYLLGVSTRRMEKLVESLGVTTLSKSQVSIMARDLDAQVEAFRTRPLDAGPYTFVAADALVLKVRENGRVVNVHALVATGVNADGHREILGLQVVSGENKAGWLAFFRDLVARGLSGVALVTSDAHTGLVAAIGATLPGASWQRCRTHYTVNLMSVCPKSSWPWVRTLLHSVFDQADTESVAAQYDRMLDALAGKLPKVADHLDGARADLLSFTAFPKQIWRQIWSNNPQERLNKEIRRRTDVVGIFPDRGSIIRLVGAVLAEQHDEWIEAKRYLGLEVLARSRGLAPTDEQEEPAPTELTA, from the coding sequence ATGACCGATATCCAGCCTATCGACCCGACCGCCGTACTGTCCGAGCAACCGGACCTGCTGCGCGGGTTGTTGTCCACGTTCATCCAGTCCTTGATGAGTGCCGAGGCCGACGCGCTCTGCGGCGCCGACTACGGGCAACGCAGCGACGAGCGCGTCAACCAGCGCAACGGCTACCGCCACCGCGACTTCGACACCCGCCTGGGCACCGTCGATGTCGCGATCCCGAAACTGCGCTCGGGCAACTACTTTCCCGACTGGCTCCTCGAGCGCCGCAAACGCGCAGAGCGTGCCCTCACCAGCGTGGTCGCCACCTGCTACCTACTCGGCGTGTCCACGCGCCGGATGGAGAAGCTCGTCGAATCCCTCGGGGTCACAACACTTTCCAAGTCACAGGTCTCGATCATGGCCCGTGATCTGGACGCCCAGGTCGAAGCATTCCGCACCCGCCCCCTCGATGCCGGTCCCTACACGTTCGTCGCCGCGGACGCCCTGGTACTCAAAGTGCGTGAGAACGGGCGGGTGGTCAACGTTCACGCCCTGGTCGCGACCGGCGTCAATGCCGACGGGCACCGCGAAATCCTGGGGCTGCAGGTGGTTTCCGGGGAAAACAAGGCCGGCTGGCTGGCGTTCTTCCGTGACCTGGTCGCGCGCGGGCTGAGCGGGGTTGCCTTGGTGACCTCCGATGCCCATACCGGCCTCGTGGCCGCGATCGGGGCGACCCTGCCCGGCGCGTCCTGGCAGCGTTGCCGCACCCACTACACGGTCAATCTCATGTCGGTTTGCCCGAAATCGTCGTGGCCGTGGGTTCGCACGTTGTTGCACTCGGTATTCGATCAGGCCGACACCGAATCGGTTGCCGCCCAGTATGATCGGATGCTCGACGCGCTCGCCGGCAAGCTCCCGAAAGTCGCCGATCACCTCGATGGGGCCCGCGCGGATCTGCTGTCGTTCACCGCGTTTCCCAAACAGATCTGGCGCCAGATCTGGTCCAACAATCCCCAAGAACGGTTGAACAAGGAGATCCGCCGCCGCACCGACGTGGTCGGCATCTTCCCGGACCGCGGCTCGATCATCCGCCTGGTCGGGGCGGTCCTGGCCGAGCAACACGACGAATGGATCGAAGCCAAACGCTACCTCGGCCTCGAGGTGCTCGCCCGCTCACGCGGGCTGGCACCCACCGACGAACAGGAGGAACCAGCACCCACCGAACTCACCGCCTGA
- a CDS encoding alpha/beta fold hydrolase, with protein MISAANSSSAPARLSRSGSGEPLLLLHAFTQTWHCWGGVIDELSNEFDMLAPTLPFHWGGPVGDRPLTVAAGADHLEALMNETGWETAHIAGNSLGGWMALELARRGRARSVTAIASAGLWQRGSRHADRLRRKFQLSAYLAPLSRGFANPALAAMGKATAMRVLCHRPGLVAPDLAAIALQSAAHCTARDINAIWPTDTALEMLDQITTPTTIVFSARDRVIPPARFGAQLVTPSATRRVVTLPDVGHVPMLEAPARVAAEIRRTATEPLVDAAS; from the coding sequence ATGATCAGTGCAGCGAACTCTTCGTCGGCACCGGCAAGGCTCAGCAGGAGCGGTTCAGGTGAACCGCTCCTGCTGCTGCACGCGTTCACGCAGACATGGCATTGCTGGGGTGGGGTGATCGACGAGTTGTCGAACGAATTCGACATGCTCGCACCGACCTTGCCGTTCCATTGGGGAGGACCCGTCGGCGACCGGCCACTGACCGTGGCCGCAGGAGCCGATCATCTCGAAGCACTGATGAACGAGACCGGTTGGGAGACAGCACACATCGCCGGGAATTCGCTGGGCGGGTGGATGGCCCTCGAGCTCGCCCGGCGTGGCCGCGCGCGCAGCGTGACCGCCATCGCCTCGGCGGGACTGTGGCAGCGCGGCAGCCGCCACGCCGACCGGCTCCGGCGGAAGTTCCAGCTCAGTGCGTACCTCGCTCCGCTGTCGCGCGGTTTCGCGAATCCGGCACTGGCCGCCATGGGAAAAGCCACCGCGATGCGCGTGCTCTGCCACCGGCCAGGGCTCGTCGCGCCCGATCTGGCTGCGATTGCCCTGCAATCGGCTGCACATTGCACCGCGCGCGACATCAACGCAATCTGGCCGACCGACACAGCACTGGAGATGCTCGACCAGATCACCACACCGACCACAATCGTCTTCAGCGCGCGCGACCGCGTGATCCCGCCCGCTCGCTTCGGTGCACAACTTGTCACCCCTTCAGCCACCCGCCGGGTCGTCACGCTGCCCGATGTGGGGCACGTACCGATGCTCGAGGCTCCCGCCAGAGTGGCTGCCGAAATCCGCCGAACAGCAACAGAACCACTTGTTGACGCTGCCAGCTGA
- a CDS encoding LysR family transcriptional regulator, which produces MGGDTARVSAVVSAGYDATVETRELRYFVAVAEELHFGRAAQRLAMAQPPLSRAIQQLERRLGVVLLQRNSRAIALTEAGSVLLREARLALEAVEAAERRTRRAAADRPGLVLATKAGASRELLSKLLDAYAAEPGAVAVEVVLCGPGEPESLLRNGSADVALLHRPYDTTAGFDTEDLHTEQQIVVLPAGHPLSSRPHMSMAEVNTLTDLPLPRWPRRDGSYPDGPGPQVRDHTQLTQLITLGRACAVMPESLRAQLRDDLAIVPVPDAPAVTTVIAWPPDSRSKAIADLVRTAIRL; this is translated from the coding sequence GTGGGCGGCGATACCGCACGGGTATCGGCCGTGGTGAGCGCCGGATACGATGCCACGGTGGAGACTCGGGAGTTGCGCTACTTCGTCGCCGTCGCCGAGGAGTTGCACTTCGGGCGGGCGGCGCAACGGCTCGCGATGGCGCAACCACCGCTGTCGCGGGCGATCCAGCAACTCGAACGGCGACTCGGAGTTGTTCTGCTGCAACGCAATTCCCGCGCGATCGCCTTGACCGAGGCCGGGTCGGTGCTGCTGCGGGAGGCCCGGCTCGCACTGGAAGCGGTCGAAGCCGCCGAGCGCCGCACCCGCCGCGCCGCCGCCGACCGGCCCGGTCTGGTGCTGGCCACCAAGGCGGGAGCATCCCGCGAACTGCTGTCGAAGCTGCTGGACGCCTACGCCGCCGAACCCGGCGCTGTCGCGGTCGAGGTGGTGCTCTGCGGGCCCGGCGAACCGGAAAGCCTGCTGCGCAACGGGAGCGCCGACGTCGCTCTGCTCCACCGTCCCTACGACACGACGGCCGGATTCGACACCGAGGACCTGCACACCGAACAACAGATCGTGGTCCTGCCGGCGGGGCACCCCCTCTCCAGCCGACCCCACATGTCGATGGCCGAGGTCAACACCCTGACCGACCTGCCCCTGCCACGCTGGCCTCGACGGGATGGAAGTTATCCGGACGGCCCCGGCCCGCAGGTTCGCGACCATACCCAGTTGACCCAGCTGATCACGCTCGGACGGGCCTGCGCGGTCATGCCCGAGTCGCTCCGCGCCCAGCTCCGCGACGATCTCGCCATCGTGCCGGTGCCGGACGCACCGGCCGTTACGACCGTCATCGCCTGGCCACCGGACAGCAGATCCAAGGCCATCGCCGACCTCGTCCGCACGGCGATCCGCCTGTAG
- a CDS encoding SDR family oxidoreductase: protein MSERTIALVTGANKGIGYEIAAGLGALGWRIGVGARDQQRRETAVEKLRAAGIDAFGVPLDVTDDASVAAAAELIGDHAGGLDVLVNNAAITGDMPQTPSTVDPATVRTVVETNVIGVIRVTNAMLPMLRGSASPRIVNMSSSVGSLALQTTPGIDMGLLPTAYLASKTFLNAVTIQYAKELSDTNILINCGCPGFTATDLNGFQGVRTPEQGAAIAIHLATLPDHGPTGGFFDDAGAVSW, encoded by the coding sequence ATGAGCGAACGGACGATCGCGCTGGTGACCGGCGCGAACAAAGGAATCGGATACGAGATCGCGGCGGGCCTGGGCGCGCTCGGCTGGCGAATCGGTGTGGGCGCGAGGGATCAACAGCGCCGCGAGACCGCGGTGGAGAAGCTGCGCGCGGCCGGGATCGACGCGTTCGGCGTGCCGCTCGACGTGACCGACGATGCGAGTGTCGCCGCCGCGGCCGAGCTGATCGGCGACCATGCCGGAGGGCTCGACGTCCTGGTCAACAATGCGGCGATCACCGGCGATATGCCACAGACACCCAGCACGGTCGATCCCGCGACCGTGCGAACTGTCGTGGAAACCAACGTGATCGGAGTCATCCGGGTCACCAATGCGATGCTGCCCATGCTGCGCGGCTCGGCCTCACCGCGAATCGTCAACATGTCCAGCAGCGTGGGCTCGCTCGCCCTGCAGACCACACCCGGCATCGACATGGGCCTACTTCCCACCGCGTACTTGGCGTCGAAGACCTTCCTCAACGCCGTCACCATCCAGTACGCCAAGGAACTGAGCGACACCAACATCCTGATCAACTGCGGCTGCCCCGGTTTCACCGCCACCGACCTCAACGGCTTCCAAGGCGTCCGCACACCAGAGCAGGGGGCGGCGATCGCGATTCACCTCGCGACCCTGCCCGACCACGGACCGACCGGCGGATTCTTCGACGACGCCGGAGCAGTGTCCTGGTGA
- a CDS encoding NADP-dependent oxidoreductase, which yields MTKAVRYDEFGGVDVLRIDEVERPAPAAGQVLVQVRAAGINPGEAALRSGAMTHIFPSTFPSGQGSDLAGVVVEIGAGADRCSVGDEVIGFSELRASQAELVLVDVDNLTPKPKNVSWEVAGSLYIAGVTAWGAVHSVQLEKSETVVVSGAAGGVGSLAVQLARRAGATVIGLASEGNHDWLRSHGVLPVAYGDGVADRIKAAAPNDIHAFIDAYGHGYVELALALGVAIERIDTLIDFAAAAKYGVKTEPRPNGRRGVEVLAELAGLIADGNLEVPIANVYPLTQVRQAYTELERRHTHGKIVLRP from the coding sequence ATGACAAAAGCAGTCAGGTACGACGAATTCGGCGGAGTCGACGTCCTGCGGATCGACGAGGTAGAGCGCCCGGCGCCCGCGGCCGGGCAGGTCCTCGTGCAGGTGCGAGCGGCGGGCATCAACCCCGGTGAGGCGGCATTACGCAGCGGTGCGATGACGCACATCTTTCCCTCGACCTTTCCGTCCGGGCAGGGCAGCGATCTCGCCGGGGTGGTCGTCGAGATCGGCGCCGGAGCCGACCGATGCTCGGTCGGCGACGAGGTGATCGGATTCTCCGAACTGCGGGCCTCCCAGGCCGAACTGGTCCTGGTCGACGTCGACAACCTCACGCCCAAACCGAAGAACGTCTCCTGGGAGGTGGCGGGCAGCCTGTACATTGCGGGCGTAACCGCTTGGGGGGCAGTGCATTCCGTACAGCTCGAGAAGAGCGAGACCGTCGTCGTCTCCGGAGCGGCCGGAGGAGTCGGCTCGCTCGCCGTCCAGCTCGCGCGCCGGGCCGGAGCCACGGTCATCGGCCTGGCGAGCGAGGGCAACCATGATTGGCTGCGAAGCCACGGCGTGCTTCCCGTCGCATACGGTGACGGCGTCGCGGACCGGATCAAGGCCGCCGCACCCAACGACATCCATGCCTTCATCGACGCCTACGGCCACGGGTACGTCGAACTGGCCCTCGCTCTCGGCGTCGCGATCGAGCGGATCGACACCCTCATCGATTTCGCGGCAGCCGCGAAGTACGGGGTCAAAACCGAACCCAGGCCCAACGGCAGGCGGGGCGTCGAGGTCCTCGCCGAATTGGCCGGGTTGATTGCCGACGGAAACCTCGAAGTCCCGATCGCGAACGTCTACCCGTTGACTCAGGTTCGTCAGGCCTACACCGAACTCGAACGCAGACACACCCACGGCAAGATCGTGCTGCGGCCCTAG
- a CDS encoding ABC transporter ATP-binding protein produces MTVGEGVVLNVEKLRMRYGSTDVLHEVTFQARRGEVLVLLGPNGAGKTTTIEILEGFRARSAGDVEVLGTDPAHGDEQWRARVGVVLQSWRDHGKWRVRELLTYLGSFYPPYSTESVQRPWDTDDLIALVGLSEHADAKISALSGGQRRRMDVAIGIVGRPEILFLDEPTAGFDPEARREFHDLVHRLADDQQTTILLTTHDLDEAEKLADRILILAGGRIVADGSPDELSRRVATDAEVRWTLAGQRFVDTTSESTQFVYELFKQHGEKVDELEVRRASLEDTYMTLVRRYESGREDAEVHALEEIKL; encoded by the coding sequence ATGACAGTGGGTGAAGGCGTAGTTCTCAACGTCGAGAAGCTACGCATGCGGTACGGCAGTACCGACGTCTTGCACGAGGTGACGTTCCAGGCACGCCGCGGGGAAGTCCTGGTCCTGCTGGGGCCGAACGGTGCGGGCAAGACCACCACCATCGAAATTCTGGAGGGGTTCCGCGCACGGTCGGCTGGCGACGTCGAGGTATTGGGCACCGACCCGGCGCATGGCGATGAGCAATGGCGGGCACGTGTCGGGGTCGTGCTGCAGTCGTGGCGTGACCACGGCAAGTGGCGGGTTCGAGAACTGCTCACCTACCTCGGCTCGTTCTATCCGCCCTATAGCACCGAGAGTGTTCAACGACCTTGGGACACAGACGATCTCATCGCACTGGTGGGGCTCTCGGAGCATGCGGACGCAAAGATCAGCGCATTGTCCGGCGGTCAGCGCCGTCGAATGGATGTTGCGATCGGCATTGTCGGACGCCCCGAAATCCTTTTTCTGGACGAGCCGACCGCAGGCTTCGACCCTGAAGCACGCCGCGAGTTCCATGACCTGGTGCACCGGCTTGCCGACGACCAACAAACCACCATTCTGCTCACCACCCACGACCTGGACGAAGCGGAGAAGCTCGCCGACCGGATCCTCATCCTGGCGGGTGGGCGCATCGTCGCCGATGGCTCGCCCGATGAGTTGTCCCGACGTGTCGCCACGGACGCAGAGGTGCGTTGGACGTTGGCCGGGCAACGATTTGTCGACACCACCTCCGAGTCGACCCAGTTCGTCTACGAGTTGTTCAAGCAACACGGCGAGAAGGTGGACGAACTCGAGGTCCGCCGGGCCTCGTTGGAAGACACGTATATGACACTTGTGCGTCGATACGAGTCCGGCCGCGAAGACGCCGAGGTGCACGCATTGGAGGAGATCAAGCTATGA